In Helianthus annuus cultivar XRQ/B chromosome 3, HanXRQr2.0-SUNRISE, whole genome shotgun sequence, a single window of DNA contains:
- the LOC110927839 gene encoding cysteine-rich repeat secretory protein 38, with protein MSSSFNIGVLLLFLFVQMVIGANPLYHFCSTNSGNFTPYSPYDQSLNKLLGNLHYKTPPNGFGMSSAGPYQAQTFGLSLCQGDVSSEVCASCFVNASAEIRKRCPNNKAATIWYDQCLLKYSSSNFFGQIDNEFKFYLLNINNVSDPTFFNLEAKRLLTSLSNTAYADPRMYAAGVIDLEGSKKLYGLVQCTRDLSSGNCKTCLDNAISDLPSCCDGKEGGRVVGGSCNIRYETYPFVNA; from the coding sequence ATGTCTTCATCCTTCAACATCGGTGTCCTTTTGTTATTTCTCTTTGTCCAAATGGTTATTGGGGCTAACCCTCTCTACCACTTTTGTTCCACAAATTCTGGTAACTTTACACCTTATAGTCCTTATGATCAAAGCCTGAACAAACTCCTAGGTAACTTGCACTACAAAACCCCTCCAAATGGCTTTGGAATGAGCTCCGCGGGTCCATACCAAGCTCAAACCTTTGGTCTGTCTTTGTGTCAGGGTGACGTGTCAAGCGAAGTCTGCGCTTCTTGTTTTGTTAACGCTAGTGCTGAAATTCGCAAACGTTGTCCAAACAACAAGGCTGCAACCATATGGTATGACCAATGCCTCTTGAAATATTCTAGTAGTAACTTCTTTGGTCAAATAGACAACGAGTTTAAGTTTTACTTGCTCAACATAAACAATGTAAGTGATCCAACGTTCTTTAACCTGGAAGCCAAGAGATTGTTGACCAGTTTGTCGAACACAGCGTACGCTGACCCAAGAATGTACGCGGCTGGAGTTATAGACCTCGAAGGTTCAAAGAAGCTTTATGGGCTGGTTCAATGCACTAGGGATCTTTCAAGTGGAAACTGCAAGACTTGTTTAGATAATGCGATCAGTGATCTCCCAAGTTGTTGTGATGGGAAAGAAGGTGGGAGGGTTGTTGGTGGGAGTTGTAACATTAGATACGAGACTTACCCATTTGTAAatgcttaa